One Azoarcus sp. DN11 DNA segment encodes these proteins:
- a CDS encoding efflux RND transporter periplasmic adaptor subunit, protein MKTKLAGILLAALLAGCSGPPSAEKPLRAVLVRSVAGGSGPELRVYTGEVRARHEADIGFRIGGKLIERNVDVGAIVRPGTVLARLDPQDVKLAEQAAAAQVSAAEADVALARVEFERVQNLHARNFVSASALDGRRTTLQAAEARLRQARAQRATAGNQAAYAALTVAHEGVVTAAPAEVGQVVAAGQPVLRVARPEQREVLIHVPESRVAELRAGVPAAVRAWANPARMYAATVREIAPAADAATRSYAVRVAVADADDALPLGATANVAFTAAAAGQAVLPLTAVTRVDGRATVWTVDGASRLVPVEVQTGEFREDGVVVLGGLPADARVVLTGVHRLVAGESVRAVDETAAVALDAGK, encoded by the coding sequence ATGAAGACGAAACTGGCGGGCATCCTGCTCGCTGCCCTCCTCGCGGGATGCTCGGGGCCTCCGTCTGCCGAGAAGCCGCTGCGCGCGGTTCTGGTCCGCAGCGTCGCGGGCGGCAGTGGCCCGGAGCTGCGCGTCTATACCGGGGAGGTGCGTGCGCGCCACGAGGCGGACATCGGGTTCCGCATCGGCGGCAAGCTCATCGAGCGCAACGTCGATGTCGGCGCGATCGTGCGGCCCGGGACGGTGCTCGCGCGCCTCGACCCGCAGGACGTCAAGCTCGCCGAGCAGGCGGCTGCGGCCCAGGTGTCGGCGGCGGAGGCCGACGTCGCGCTCGCCCGCGTCGAGTTCGAGCGCGTGCAGAACCTGCATGCGCGCAACTTCGTCAGCGCCTCGGCGCTGGACGGCCGGCGCACGACCCTGCAGGCGGCCGAGGCGCGGCTGCGCCAGGCCCGCGCGCAACGCGCCACGGCCGGCAACCAGGCAGCCTACGCCGCGCTGACCGTCGCGCACGAAGGCGTGGTCACGGCCGCACCCGCCGAGGTCGGGCAGGTCGTCGCTGCCGGCCAGCCCGTGCTGCGCGTTGCCCGCCCCGAACAGCGCGAAGTGCTGATCCACGTGCCGGAAAGCCGCGTCGCCGAGTTGCGCGCCGGTGTTCCGGCCGCGGTGCGCGCCTGGGCGAATCCCGCCCGTATGTACGCCGCCACCGTGCGCGAGATCGCCCCCGCGGCCGACGCCGCGACGCGCTCCTACGCCGTGCGCGTCGCCGTCGCGGATGCCGACGACGCGCTGCCGCTCGGCGCCACCGCGAACGTCGCCTTCACCGCCGCCGCCGCAGGGCAGGCCGTGCTGCCGCTGACGGCGGTGACCCGCGTCGACGGTCGTGCGACCGTCTGGACCGTCGATGGCGCCTCGCGCCTCGTCCCCGTCGAGGTGCAGACGGGCGAATTCCGCGAGGACGGCGTCGTCGTGCTCGGCGGGCTGCCCGCCGATGCGCGCGTCGTGCTGACCGGCGTGCATCGCCTCGTCGCAGGTGAAAGCGTGCGTGCGGTCGACGAGACCGCCGCGGTCGCGCTGGATGCCGGCAAATGA
- a CDS encoding c-type cytochrome — MNGKPLPLDSREMKAFASYIHYVSRGLPVGAKLEGAGAKPIKVPDRRADLVAGEAVYARTCAVCHGVDGQGQRRGKAGDAEGYTFPPLWGNDTFNNGAGMNRMLTAAAFIKHNMPQGTTHQAPVLTDDEAFDVTGYVLSKPRPIMSGLESDFPARWNKPVDAAFPPYVDGASADQHRYGPYPPLMDLAKQRAEAKKAARDAAATR, encoded by the coding sequence ATGAACGGCAAGCCGCTGCCCCTCGACTCGCGCGAGATGAAGGCCTTCGCGAGCTATATCCACTACGTGTCGCGCGGCCTCCCGGTCGGTGCGAAGCTCGAAGGCGCGGGCGCGAAGCCGATCAAGGTACCGGACCGGCGCGCCGACCTCGTCGCCGGAGAAGCCGTGTATGCCAGGACCTGCGCCGTCTGCCACGGCGTGGACGGACAGGGCCAGCGCCGCGGCAAGGCGGGCGACGCCGAGGGCTACACCTTCCCGCCGCTGTGGGGCAACGACACGTTCAACAACGGCGCCGGCATGAACCGCATGCTGACCGCCGCCGCCTTCATCAAGCACAACATGCCGCAGGGCACGACTCATCAGGCGCCGGTCCTCACCGACGACGAAGCCTTCGACGTCACCGGCTACGTACTGTCGAAGCCGCGCCCGATCATGTCCGGTCTCGAGTCCGACTTCCCAGCACGCTGGAACAAGCCCGTCGATGCCGCCTTCCCGCCCTACGTCGATGGCGCCTCCGCCGACCAGCACCGCTACGGTCCCTACCCGCCGCTGATGGATCTGGCGAAGCAGCGTGCCGAGGCGAAGAAAGCCGCCCGGGACGCCGCAGCAACACGCTGA
- the thiD gene encoding bifunctional hydroxymethylpyrimidine kinase/phosphomethylpyrimidine kinase: protein MSHAIPNVVSIAGVDPSGGAGLLADLKAFSALGAYGCGVVAALTAQNTQAVTGVHAPPTDFLRLQIDTLFADVKIHAVKLGMLGSADIVATVADRLAHFDAPNVVCDPVMVAKSGDHLLARNAVAMLIEALLPRTFLLTPNLPEAGVLLEQRPPETVKEMYRAAERLREMLPLSSERWVLLKGGHLPGSEVVDLLFDGDRMIELPSPRIETKNTHGTGCTLASAIAALLPQRAGGFRPVEAAVRDARDYLLRAIAASGALSVGSGHGPVHHFHALWRG from the coding sequence ATGAGCCACGCGATCCCGAACGTCGTCTCCATCGCCGGCGTCGACCCTAGCGGTGGCGCGGGACTCCTCGCCGACCTCAAGGCCTTCTCGGCGCTCGGCGCCTACGGCTGTGGCGTCGTCGCGGCGCTCACCGCGCAGAACACCCAGGCTGTCACCGGCGTGCATGCACCGCCGACCGATTTCCTGCGCCTGCAGATCGACACCCTGTTTGCCGACGTCAAGATTCACGCGGTGAAGCTCGGCATGCTGGGCAGCGCAGACATCGTCGCGACGGTGGCGGACCGGCTCGCGCATTTCGATGCGCCGAACGTCGTGTGCGACCCGGTGATGGTCGCGAAGAGCGGCGATCACCTCCTCGCCCGCAACGCCGTCGCGATGCTGATCGAGGCGCTGCTGCCGCGCACCTTCCTGCTGACGCCGAACCTGCCGGAAGCCGGCGTGCTGCTCGAACAGCGTCCGCCCGAGACCGTCAAGGAGATGTATCGCGCCGCCGAGCGCCTGCGCGAGATGCTGCCGCTGTCCTCCGAGCGCTGGGTGCTGCTGAAAGGCGGCCATCTGCCCGGCAGCGAAGTCGTCGATCTGCTCTTCGACGGCGACCGAATGATCGAGCTGCCCTCGCCGCGCATCGAAACGAAGAACACCCACGGCACCGGCTGCACGCTCGCCTCGGCGATCGCCGCGCTGCTGCCGCAGCGTGCCGGCGGCTTCCGCCCGGTCGAAGCCGCCGTACGTGACGCGCGCGACTACCTGCTGCGCGCGATCGCCGCCTCTGGCGCGCTGTCGGTGGGCAGTGGCCACGGCCCGGTCCACCACTTCCACGCGCTGTGGCGCGGCTGA
- a CDS encoding TMEM165/GDT1 family protein, which produces MNFPLEPLAVSTGIVALAEIGDKTQLLAFMLAARFRRPWPIIAGIFIATIANHAFAGAVGTWITTLLGPDILRWVLGLSFIAMAVWMMIPDRLDEDEITAPKFGVLATTIVAFFLAEMGDKTQIATVALAAQYDAFAAVVTGTTLGMMIANVPAVFLGNGIAQRIPVKLVHGIAASIFGVLGVAALIGVGMR; this is translated from the coding sequence ATGAACTTCCCTCTCGAACCCCTCGCGGTCTCCACCGGCATCGTCGCGCTCGCTGAAATCGGCGACAAGACGCAATTGCTCGCCTTCATGCTCGCGGCACGCTTTCGCCGCCCGTGGCCGATCATCGCCGGCATCTTCATCGCCACCATCGCCAATCACGCTTTCGCCGGCGCGGTCGGCACCTGGATCACCACCTTGCTCGGCCCGGACATCCTGCGCTGGGTGCTGGGGCTGTCCTTCATCGCGATGGCGGTGTGGATGATGATTCCGGACAGGCTCGACGAAGACGAGATCACCGCGCCCAAGTTCGGCGTGCTCGCCACGACGATCGTCGCCTTCTTCCTCGCCGAGATGGGCGACAAGACGCAGATCGCGACCGTCGCGCTGGCTGCGCAATACGACGCGTTCGCCGCAGTCGTCACCGGCACCACGCTGGGCATGATGATCGCGAACGTGCCGGCGGTGTTTCTCGGCAACGGCATCGCCCAGCGCATTCCGGTGAAGCTCGTGCACGGCATCGCCGCTTCGATCTTCGGCGTACTCGGCGTTGCAGCGCTGATCGGCGTCGGAATGCGTTGA
- a CDS encoding metallophosphoesterase family protein gives MYRIGLISDTHGLLRPEAREALAGSDRIIHAGDIGAPAILDTLARIAPLTVVRGNNDRGDWACGLRETETLRVGDVAIHVIHDLADLALDPAVAGVRVVVSGHSHKPRVEGRDGVLYVNPGSAGPRRFTLPVAVAELVIEGDEVSARIVGLPIPTTR, from the coding sequence ATGTACCGCATCGGCCTGATCTCCGACACGCATGGCCTGCTGCGCCCCGAGGCGCGGGAGGCCCTCGCCGGTAGCGACCGCATCATCCACGCCGGGGATATCGGTGCGCCGGCGATCCTCGACACCCTCGCGCGGATCGCCCCGCTCACGGTCGTGCGCGGCAACAACGATCGCGGCGACTGGGCCTGCGGATTGCGCGAAACGGAGACTTTGCGTGTCGGGGACGTGGCGATCCACGTGATCCACGATCTCGCGGATCTCGCGCTCGATCCCGCCGTGGCGGGAGTCCGCGTCGTGGTTTCCGGCCATTCGCACAAACCGCGCGTGGAGGGCCGGGACGGTGTGCTTTACGTGAATCCGGGCAGCGCGGGCCCGCGCCGGTTCACCTTGCCGGTTGCGGTCGCCGAACTGGTTATCGAAGGGGATGAGGTGTCCGCGCGCATCGTCGGGCTGCCGATTCCCACGACTCGCTGA
- a CDS encoding efflux RND transporter permease subunit has product MTTPRDFDEGRFNISAWGLRHQPLVLYLMAVLALVGMFSYTRLGQSEDPPFTFKVMVIRTEWPGAAAEEVARQVTDKIEKKLQEVAQVDVLRSFSRPGESMVFFVAKDSTPAREIPGVWYQVRKKIGDISQTLPQGVRGPNFNDEFGDTYGNVFALVGEGMDYAALKRYAEAIRGELLRVPDVAKVSFFGEQPERVYIELSNAKLATFGLSVRDITGALATQNATTGAGFFDTRDERVWLRPSGAFESLDAIRDTVIRAQGRSFRLGDVAEVRRGFADPPGERMRFKGEDALGIGVSMRAGGDIIALGHHLDEAMSRIDAQLPVGVRLERVADQPRAVSRSVGEFVRVLAEAVVIVMAVSLLSLGLRTGVVVLVIIPVVLAITFLFMHLFDIGLHKISLGALILALGLLVDDAIIAVEMMATRMEQGWERAKAASAAYVSTAMPMLSGTLVTAAGFLPIATAASATGEYTRSIFQVTVIALLVSWIAAVLFVPWLGYHILPDFHAQRGKPPVLARLLGRLSPRLGARLAERDAHAHELHDEYAIYHTPFYTRFRAVVDACVAHRWLVIALTILAFAASLVVFARFVPQQFFPESTRPELLVDLRLPEGASHEATERAVKRLETFLGAQPGIENYVAWLGGGSPRFYLPLDQQLPQTSFAQFVILTEGPEAREALRTKLIELFDQAPAELIGVVNRLENGPPVGFPVQYRVSGQDLDELRRIAHDVAARMRAHPQLSNVHLDWEEPSKRVRLKVDQDKARLLGLSTQDIAAFLNTSVQGFAVTQLREGTETIDVMLRGAQSERVHLGLLSDLAIPVGNGRSVSLAQVATAEYGFEQGVIWRRNRIPTVTVRANLYGPVQPAVVVADLAPQIAGIQSALPLGYRIEAGGSVEESAKGGKSVAAGMPLFLIAVLTVLMLQLQSFSLVAMVILTAPLGMIGVTTFLLAFNKPFGFVAMLGTIALSGMIMRNSVILVDQIRQDREHGRSAWDAIVESTVRRFRPIMLTAAAAILAMIPLSRSAFFGPMAVAIMGGLTVATVLTMIFLPALYAAWYRVRREPEAMPSGQAATPAVQQVR; this is encoded by the coding sequence ATGACGACCCCGCGCGACTTCGACGAAGGGCGCTTCAACATCTCCGCCTGGGGCCTGCGGCACCAGCCGCTGGTGCTCTACCTGATGGCCGTGCTCGCCCTCGTCGGCATGTTCTCCTATACGCGCCTCGGTCAGTCGGAAGATCCGCCCTTCACCTTCAAGGTGATGGTGATTCGCACCGAATGGCCCGGCGCCGCGGCGGAGGAAGTCGCCCGCCAGGTCACCGACAAGATCGAGAAGAAGCTGCAGGAAGTCGCGCAGGTCGACGTGCTGCGCAGCTTCTCGCGCCCCGGCGAGTCGATGGTGTTCTTCGTCGCCAAGGACTCGACGCCGGCGCGCGAGATCCCCGGCGTGTGGTACCAGGTGCGCAAGAAGATCGGCGACATCAGCCAAACGCTGCCGCAGGGCGTGCGCGGCCCGAACTTCAACGACGAGTTCGGCGATACCTACGGCAACGTGTTCGCGCTGGTCGGCGAAGGCATGGACTACGCCGCCCTCAAGCGTTACGCGGAGGCGATCCGCGGCGAGCTGCTGCGCGTGCCCGACGTCGCCAAGGTGAGCTTCTTCGGCGAGCAGCCGGAGCGCGTGTACATCGAACTCTCGAACGCCAAGCTCGCCACCTTCGGCCTCTCGGTGCGCGACATCACGGGCGCGCTCGCCACCCAGAACGCGACCACCGGCGCGGGGTTCTTCGACACCCGCGATGAGCGCGTGTGGCTGCGCCCGAGCGGCGCCTTCGAGAGCCTCGACGCGATCCGCGACACCGTGATCCGCGCACAGGGCAGAAGCTTCCGCCTCGGCGACGTGGCCGAGGTGCGCCGCGGCTTCGCCGACCCGCCCGGCGAGCGCATGCGCTTCAAGGGCGAGGACGCGCTCGGGATCGGCGTGTCGATGCGCGCCGGCGGCGACATCATCGCACTGGGCCACCACCTCGACGAAGCCATGTCGCGCATCGATGCGCAACTGCCCGTCGGCGTGCGCCTCGAACGCGTCGCCGACCAGCCGCGCGCCGTGTCGCGCTCGGTCGGCGAGTTCGTCCGCGTGCTCGCCGAGGCGGTCGTCATCGTCATGGCGGTGAGCCTGCTGTCGCTCGGCCTGCGCACCGGCGTCGTCGTGCTCGTGATCATCCCGGTGGTGCTCGCGATCACCTTCCTCTTCATGCACCTCTTCGACATCGGCCTGCACAAGATCTCGCTCGGCGCCCTGATCCTCGCGCTGGGCCTGCTCGTCGACGACGCCATCATCGCCGTCGAGATGATGGCGACCAGGATGGAGCAGGGCTGGGAACGCGCGAAGGCCGCGAGCGCCGCCTACGTCTCGACCGCGATGCCGATGCTCTCCGGCACGCTGGTCACCGCCGCGGGTTTCCTGCCGATCGCGACGGCCGCATCGGCGACCGGCGAATACACGCGCTCGATCTTCCAGGTCACGGTGATCGCGCTCCTCGTGTCGTGGATCGCCGCGGTGCTCTTCGTCCCGTGGCTGGGCTACCACATCCTGCCCGACTTCCATGCGCAGCGCGGCAAACCGCCGGTGCTCGCGCGCCTGCTCGGGCGGCTGTCGCCGCGGCTCGGTGCGCGCTTGGCCGAACGCGACGCCCATGCGCACGAGCTGCACGACGAATACGCGATCTACCACACGCCCTTCTACACGCGCTTTCGCGCCGTCGTGGATGCCTGCGTCGCGCACCGCTGGCTCGTCATTGCGCTCACCATCCTCGCGTTCGCCGCCTCGCTGGTCGTGTTCGCCCGCTTCGTCCCGCAGCAGTTCTTCCCCGAATCGACCCGCCCCGAGCTGCTCGTCGACCTGCGCCTGCCCGAAGGCGCGTCCCATGAGGCCACCGAGCGCGCCGTCAAGCGTCTGGAAACCTTCCTCGGCGCGCAGCCGGGCATCGAGAACTACGTCGCGTGGCTTGGCGGCGGCAGCCCGCGCTTCTACCTGCCGCTCGACCAGCAACTGCCGCAAACGAGCTTCGCCCAATTCGTGATCCTCACCGAAGGCCCGGAAGCGCGCGAAGCCCTGCGGACGAAGCTCATCGAGCTCTTCGACCAGGCGCCGGCGGAACTCATCGGCGTCGTCAATCGCCTCGAGAACGGCCCGCCGGTTGGCTTTCCGGTGCAGTACCGCGTCAGCGGGCAGGATCTCGACGAACTGCGGCGCATCGCCCACGACGTCGCCGCGAGGATGCGCGCCCATCCGCAGCTCTCCAACGTCCATCTCGACTGGGAAGAGCCTTCGAAGCGCGTGCGCCTCAAGGTCGACCAGGACAAGGCGCGCCTGCTGGGCCTGTCGACGCAGGACATCGCCGCCTTTCTCAACACCTCCGTGCAGGGCTTCGCCGTCACCCAACTCCGCGAAGGCACCGAAACCATCGACGTGATGCTGCGCGGCGCCCAGTCCGAGCGCGTGCACCTGGGGCTGCTCTCCGACCTCGCCATCCCCGTCGGCAACGGACGCAGCGTCTCGCTCGCCCAGGTCGCCACGGCCGAATACGGCTTCGAGCAAGGCGTGATCTGGCGCCGCAACCGCATCCCGACCGTCACCGTGCGCGCCAACCTCTACGGCCCCGTGCAGCCCGCGGTCGTCGTTGCCGACCTCGCGCCGCAGATCGCCGGAATCCAGTCCGCGCTGCCGCTCGGCTACCGCATCGAGGCCGGCGGCTCGGTCGAGGAGAGTGCCAAGGGCGGCAAGTCCGTCGCCGCGGGCATGCCGCTCTTCCTCATTGCCGTGCTCACCGTGCTGATGCTGCAACTGCAGAGCTTCTCGCTCGTCGCGATGGTGATCCTCACCGCGCCCCTCGGCATGATCGGCGTCACCACCTTCCTGCTCGCGTTCAACAAGCCCTTCGGCTTCGTCGCGATGCTCGGCACGATCGCGCTCTCCGGCATGATCATGCGCAACTCGGTGATCCTCGTCGACCAGATCCGGCAGGATCGAGAGCACGGCCGCAGCGCGTGGGACGCCATTGTCGAATCGACCGTGCGTCGCTTCCGTCCCATCATGCTCACCGCCGCCGCCGCGATCCTCGCGATGATCCCGCTGTCGCGCAGCGCCTTCTTCGGCCCGATGGCGGTCGCGATCATGGGCGGCCTCACGGTCGCGACCGTCCTCACGATGATCTTCCTGCCCGCGCTGTACGCGGCGTGGTACCGCGTGCGGCGCGAACCCGAAGCCATGCCGAGCGGGCAAGCGGCAACGCCCGCGGTGCAGCAAGTGCGCTAA
- a CDS encoding TetR/AcrR family transcriptional regulator, whose protein sequence is MTETQQARRRRRKEARPQELTAAALSLFVEKGFAATRLDDIAERAGVSKGTLYLYFDSKDALFKAVIQEGVVPALHAGEALLEQHDDPLELLRAILSGWWERIGSTELGGIPKLMMSEAGNFPDVAAYYQREVIQRGTALLRAAVSRGIARGVFRAVDLDAISSVLIAPLVYRAMWRHSFGPRCGEEADAGLYLKTYFDLILNGLMAPVAAGDAQ, encoded by the coding sequence ATGACCGAGACGCAGCAGGCACGCCGCCGACGCCGCAAGGAAGCCCGACCGCAGGAGCTCACCGCCGCCGCCCTTTCCCTGTTTGTCGAGAAGGGCTTCGCGGCCACGCGCCTCGACGACATCGCCGAGCGCGCGGGCGTTTCCAAGGGCACCCTGTACCTGTATTTCGACAGCAAGGACGCGCTGTTCAAGGCCGTGATCCAGGAAGGGGTCGTCCCCGCGCTGCACGCCGGCGAAGCGTTGCTTGAGCAGCACGACGATCCGCTCGAACTGCTGCGCGCGATCCTGTCTGGCTGGTGGGAGCGCATCGGCAGCACCGAGCTGGGCGGCATTCCCAAGCTGATGATGTCGGAAGCGGGCAATTTCCCGGACGTTGCGGCCTATTACCAGCGTGAAGTGATCCAGCGCGGCACGGCGCTGCTGCGTGCCGCCGTGTCGCGCGGCATCGCGCGTGGCGTGTTTCGCGCAGTCGATCTCGATGCGATCAGCAGCGTGCTGATCGCGCCCCTCGTCTATCGCGCGATGTGGCGTCACTCCTTCGGCCCCCGCTGCGGTGAGGAAGCCGACGCCGGGCTATACCTGAAGACCTACTTCGACCTGATCCTGAACGGCCTGATGGCCCCGGTTGCCGCTGGAGACGCGCAATGA
- a CDS encoding surface-adhesin E family protein has translation MTVRPPILCALLAILLLPAGAACAEPAWDVVVRDRERIVEIDRSSVIQSDGGEKVAWGRIVLSPERAAIEGFASVKALNRYDCYNRSFFTLKRVYMDDRHVVLREESGLDERPVLAARNSVDERLWQEVCKPPSASDLKKVARAVTAIAEAATVDADAAPLVPLPRSAAAPVDVPTRERVRIARQARDKAPGSAAKPTVSRNAAPATTTQAALAHASVRPAIETGLPRPDWSYEGERGPDKWGSLRPEWATCAQGKRQSPIDPRNGIVVDLEAPRFDYRETSFRIADTGRTLRVHVEPGMGVVLRGRRYELEFFEFHRPADERIGGPASDLVVHFHHRDAAGNIAIVAVSLESGDRAHPLIQTLWNNLPLERGSDYTPPVRIDPASLLPATAGHYLFMGSLDEPPCTEGVLWAVMKEPLQLSSDQLAIFTRLYARNGRPIQPNNGRLVLESR, from the coding sequence ATGACTGTTCGTCCTCCCATCCTTTGCGCACTGCTCGCGATCCTGCTGCTGCCGGCGGGGGCGGCGTGCGCGGAGCCGGCCTGGGACGTGGTCGTGCGCGACCGCGAGCGGATCGTCGAGATCGACCGGTCGAGCGTGATCCAGTCCGACGGCGGCGAGAAGGTCGCGTGGGGCCGCATCGTGCTTTCGCCCGAACGTGCCGCGATCGAAGGGTTTGCGTCGGTGAAGGCGCTGAACCGTTACGACTGCTATAACCGCAGCTTCTTCACGCTGAAGCGCGTGTATATGGACGACCGCCACGTCGTGCTGCGGGAAGAGAGCGGGCTGGACGAGCGCCCGGTGCTGGCGGCGCGCAACAGCGTCGATGAGCGCCTCTGGCAGGAAGTGTGCAAGCCGCCGTCGGCGAGCGATCTGAAGAAGGTTGCGCGCGCCGTCACGGCGATCGCCGAGGCCGCGACGGTCGACGCGGACGCTGCGCCGTTGGTCCCTTTGCCCCGGTCCGCCGCGGCGCCCGTCGATGTCCCGACCCGGGAGCGCGTGCGCATCGCGCGTCAGGCGAGGGACAAGGCGCCGGGGAGTGCTGCCAAGCCGACCGTGTCGCGCAACGCGGCGCCCGCGACCACGACGCAGGCTGCGCTTGCGCACGCGTCCGTGCGGCCAGCGATCGAAACGGGCTTGCCGCGCCCGGACTGGAGCTACGAAGGCGAGCGCGGCCCCGACAAGTGGGGCTCGCTGCGTCCGGAATGGGCGACCTGCGCCCAGGGCAAGCGGCAGTCGCCGATCGATCCGCGCAACGGCATCGTGGTCGATCTCGAGGCCCCGCGCTTCGACTACCGCGAAACGAGCTTCCGCATCGCCGACACCGGCCGCACGCTGCGCGTGCATGTCGAGCCGGGCATGGGCGTCGTGCTGCGCGGCCGGCGCTACGAGCTGGAGTTCTTCGAATTCCACCGCCCCGCGGACGAGCGCATCGGCGGGCCGGCGTCCGACCTGGTCGTGCATTTCCATCACCGCGACGCGGCTGGGAACATCGCCATCGTTGCCGTATCGCTCGAAAGCGGCGATCGCGCGCATCCGCTGATCCAGACGCTGTGGAACAACCTGCCGCTGGAGCGCGGTTCCGACTACACGCCGCCGGTGAGGATCGACCCCGCAAGCCTCCTCCCCGCGACCGCGGGACACTACCTGTTCATGGGCTCGCTCGACGAGCCGCCCTGCACCGAAGGCGTGCTGTGGGCCGTGATGAAGGAGCCGCTCCAGCTTTCGTCCGACCAGCTCGCGATCTTCACCCGCCTTTACGCCCGCAACGGTCGCCCGATCCAGCCGAACAACGGCCGACTGGTCCTCGAGTCGCGCTGA
- the thiC gene encoding phosphomethylpyrimidine synthase ThiC has protein sequence MNATEKFIAAKAHVDEAAIAPLPNSRKVYVEGSRPDIQVPMREISQADTPTAFGGEKNPPIFVYDTSGLYTDPSAKIDIRSGLPALRQQWIEERGDTEVLGDLSSEFGRMRAADQSLDELRFPDLHRHPRRAKAGANVSQMHYARKGIITPEMEYVAIRENMNRRAYIETLRAAGPTGEKMAKLLTRQHPGQSYGAAIPEEITPEFVRAEVARGRAIIPNNINHPESEPMIIGRNFLVKINANIGNSALGSSISEEVDKMTWSIRWGGDTVMDLSTGKNIHETREWIIRNSPVPIGTVPIYQALEKVNGKAEELTWEIFRDTLIEQAEQGVDYFTIHAGVLLRYVPMTANRMTGIVSRGGSIMAKWCLAHHKESFLYTHFEDICEIMKAYDVAFSLGDGLRPGSIYDANDDAQLGELKTLGELTDIAWKHDVQTIIEGPGHVPMHLIKENMDLQLEHCKEAPFYTLGPLTTDIAPGYDHITSGIGAAQIGWYGTAMLCYVTPKEHLGLPDKNDVKEGIITYKLAAHAADLAKGHPGAQIRDNALSKARFEFRWEDQFNLGLDPDKAKSFHDETLPKESAKVAHFCSMCGPHFCSMKITQDVRDFAAKEGLKEEDALAKGMEVKSVEFVKAGAEVYSKI, from the coding sequence ATGAACGCCACCGAAAAATTCATCGCCGCGAAGGCGCACGTCGACGAGGCCGCGATCGCGCCGCTGCCGAACTCGCGCAAGGTCTATGTCGAAGGCTCGCGCCCCGACATCCAGGTGCCGATGCGCGAGATCTCGCAGGCCGACACCCCGACTGCGTTCGGCGGCGAGAAGAACCCGCCGATCTTCGTCTATGACACGTCCGGCCTCTACACCGACCCGAGCGCGAAGATCGACATCCGCTCCGGCCTGCCCGCGCTGCGCCAGCAGTGGATCGAGGAGCGCGGCGACACCGAGGTGCTCGGCGACCTTTCCTCCGAATTCGGCCGCATGCGCGCCGCTGACCAATCGCTCGACGAACTGCGCTTCCCCGACCTGCATCGCCATCCGCGCCGCGCCAAGGCCGGCGCGAACGTCTCGCAGATGCACTACGCACGCAAGGGCATCATCACGCCCGAGATGGAATACGTCGCGATCCGCGAGAACATGAACCGCCGTGCCTACATCGAGACGCTGCGCGCCGCCGGCCCGACCGGCGAGAAGATGGCGAAGCTGCTGACCCGCCAGCATCCGGGCCAGTCCTACGGCGCGGCTATCCCCGAGGAGATCACGCCCGAGTTCGTGCGCGCCGAAGTCGCGCGCGGCCGCGCGATCATCCCGAACAACATCAACCACCCGGAAAGCGAGCCGATGATCATCGGCCGCAACTTCCTCGTGAAGATCAATGCCAACATCGGCAACTCGGCGCTCGGCTCGTCGATCTCGGAGGAAGTCGACAAGATGACCTGGTCGATCCGCTGGGGCGGCGACACGGTGATGGATCTGTCGACCGGCAAGAACATCCACGAGACGCGCGAGTGGATCATCCGCAACAGCCCGGTGCCGATCGGCACGGTGCCGATCTACCAGGCGCTCGAAAAGGTGAACGGCAAGGCCGAGGAACTCACCTGGGAGATCTTCCGCGACACGCTGATCGAACAGGCCGAACAGGGCGTCGACTACTTCACGATCCACGCCGGCGTGCTACTGCGCTACGTGCCGATGACGGCGAACCGCATGACGGGCATCGTCTCGCGCGGCGGCTCGATCATGGCCAAGTGGTGTCTCGCGCACCACAAGGAAAGCTTCCTCTACACGCACTTCGAAGACATCTGCGAAATCATGAAGGCCTACGACGTGGCCTTCTCGCTCGGCGACGGCCTGCGTCCCGGCTCGATCTACGACGCGAACGACGACGCGCAGCTGGGCGAGCTGAAGACCCTCGGCGAGCTCACCGACATCGCGTGGAAGCACGACGTGCAGACCATCATCGAAGGTCCGGGCCACGTGCCGATGCACCTCATCAAGGAGAACATGGATCTCCAGCTCGAGCACTGCAAGGAAGCGCCCTTCTACACCCTCGGACCGCTGACGACCGACATCGCCCCCGGCTACGACCACATCACGAGCGGCATCGGCGCGGCGCAGATCGGCTGGTACGGCACGGCGATGCTCTGCTACGTGACGCCGAAGGAGCACCTGGGCCTGCCGGACAAGAACGACGTCAAGGAAGGCATCATCACCTACAAGCTCGCCGCGCACGCTGCCGACCTGGCGAAGGGCCACCCCGGCGCGCAGATCCGCGACAACGCCTTGTCGAAAGCGCGCTTCGAGTTCCGCTGGGAGGACCAGTTCAACCTCGGTCTCGACCCGGACAAGGCGAAAAGCTTCCACGACGAGACGCTGCCGAAAGAATCCGCCAAGGTCGCGCACTTCTGCTCGATGTGCGGCCCGCACTTCTGCTCGATGAAGATCACGCAGGACGTGCGCGACTTCGCGGCGAAGGAAGGCCTCAAGGAAGAGGACGCGCTGGCGAAGGGGATGGAAGTGAAGTCGGTCGAGTTCGTGAAGGCCGGCGCCGAGGTGTATAGCAAGATCTGA